A genomic window from Cotesia glomerata isolate CgM1 linkage group LG7, MPM_Cglom_v2.3, whole genome shotgun sequence includes:
- the LOC123269830 gene encoding uncharacterized protein LOC123269830: MIRIIIISSVIILIMTFKSANGASRNIDDLCVQNLHRGLAMDSSLYISVCKNVELEGIPRTGMLLPYMLNLKIRSSTFEINLNLRKKLFVAALNTPIVKEYLNDNQEVIEHTNISKIIGIHSVAYYSDIRKNAAMVGLYDSDLRVEGVIGKYTLRFVPIVDRYILFVASFATAPIWNQSKNVHPP, translated from the exons atgattagaataattattatatcctCAGTCATTATTCTGATAATGACATTCAAAAGTGCAAATGGAGCCTCACGAAATATTGATGACCTATGTGTACAGAATCTTCACCGTGGGTTAGCTATGGATAGTAGTTTATACA TTTCGGTGTGTAAAAATGTGGAACTAGAAGGCATACCACGAACTGGAATGCTGTTACCATATATGTTGAATCTAAAAATAAGATCAAGTACCTTTGAAATAAATCTTAATTTGCGAAAGAAACTCTTTGTAGCTGCTTTAAATACTCCTATTGTAAAGGagtatttaaatgataatcaaGAAGTAATTGAACACACAAATATCTCAAAG ATAATAGGAATTCATTCAGTGGCGTATTATTCGGATATAAGAAAAAATGCTGCGATGGTTGGTCTTTACGACAGCGATTTGAGAGtg GAAGGCGTTATCGGAAAATACACACTTCGTTTTGTGCCAATTGTTGATCGCTATATATTGTTCGTAGCATCATTCGCTACGGCGCCGATTTGGAATCAGAGTAAGAATGTTCACCCTCCataa